In Stieleria varia, one genomic interval encodes:
- a CDS encoding tryptophan halogenase family protein, with protein sequence MEPNSHTTAPPGTPPPDSLQGKSLREMHIAIVGGGTAGWMSAATLRRRLGCRVTLVESSDVASIGVGEATIPAMVDWIENMGIDEDEFLRRCGGTYKLAIRFDDWVTPEHQYWHPFGSCGRIKGHDLIHQWRRGIAEGWIDSNCQYTDFCLQKQLCQSRRSLRPARPSNNPAAMSTNWSDHDYGAVGMPRFDSPIVENYAFHLDAGLLAKFIQSIAVTDGVTHRVGHVCGVQRSENGDITCVEVRDQPAIHADLYIDCSGFASVLIEKSLQSDWTDWSDQLLCDRAVTARQPVDHQDDNVTENSPSSARNSGDSLDSFQQPSDAPFTICTGRTAGWTWRIPLMHATGNGYVYSSNHLSRDEAESEFLRYLSDDVELNSVRFRVGHRRQSWQNNCVAIGLSSGFIEPLESTGIFLIQRALDELVNCLPGSGSITSRPDLFNRRMTDVYEEIRDFVLLHYVLSDRDDTPFWRDARSVRLPDSLDATIQLYEQRGHVELPEHDPVFAEANHHFIFQGAERLPPVNDSASSSLLDRPHAVALMSSILQRHNEINTSLPSNRQLLQSIHIQCPTVYC encoded by the coding sequence ATGGAACCGAATTCGCATACCACCGCCCCCCCTGGGACTCCTCCGCCCGATAGCCTGCAAGGCAAATCGCTGCGAGAGATGCATATCGCTATTGTGGGCGGCGGAACAGCGGGCTGGATGTCGGCCGCCACGCTCCGACGGCGTCTTGGGTGCCGCGTGACGCTGGTGGAATCAAGCGACGTTGCATCGATTGGTGTCGGCGAAGCGACCATTCCTGCGATGGTCGACTGGATCGAGAACATGGGCATCGACGAAGACGAATTCTTACGTCGTTGCGGTGGAACCTACAAGCTGGCGATTCGTTTCGACGACTGGGTCACCCCGGAACATCAATATTGGCATCCGTTCGGCAGCTGCGGCCGAATCAAGGGTCACGACCTGATTCACCAATGGCGAAGAGGAATTGCCGAAGGTTGGATCGATTCCAACTGCCAATACACCGACTTCTGCTTGCAAAAACAGCTTTGCCAGTCTCGACGATCATTGCGTCCGGCCCGTCCAAGCAACAATCCAGCGGCAATGAGCACCAACTGGAGTGATCACGATTACGGCGCGGTCGGAATGCCACGTTTTGACTCGCCGATCGTGGAGAACTACGCGTTTCACTTGGACGCAGGCCTGTTGGCAAAGTTCATCCAATCCATCGCTGTTACTGATGGCGTCACCCATCGTGTAGGACATGTTTGCGGCGTGCAACGATCGGAGAACGGCGACATCACATGTGTCGAAGTTCGAGATCAACCAGCAATCCATGCCGACTTGTATATCGACTGCAGTGGCTTCGCCAGCGTCTTGATCGAAAAGAGTCTGCAAAGTGATTGGACCGATTGGTCAGACCAGTTGCTCTGCGACAGGGCAGTGACCGCACGTCAACCGGTAGATCATCAAGACGACAACGTCACCGAAAACTCACCAAGTTCTGCTCGGAATTCGGGCGACTCGCTCGATTCATTTCAGCAGCCATCGGACGCGCCGTTCACAATCTGCACAGGGCGTACCGCCGGTTGGACTTGGCGGATTCCGTTGATGCATGCAACGGGCAACGGCTACGTTTATTCGTCAAACCATCTCAGCCGAGACGAGGCAGAGAGCGAGTTCCTGCGATATCTGAGTGACGACGTTGAGTTGAACTCTGTTCGTTTTCGTGTTGGACATCGTAGACAGAGTTGGCAAAACAACTGCGTCGCGATCGGTCTCTCGTCCGGTTTCATCGAGCCGCTGGAGTCCACCGGGATCTTTCTGATTCAGCGAGCCTTGGACGAGCTGGTGAATTGCTTGCCGGGCTCTGGTTCGATCACATCAAGACCTGACCTATTCAACCGCCGCATGACGGATGTCTACGAAGAAATCCGTGACTTTGTGCTGCTTCACTACGTTCTCTCAGATCGCGATGACACGCCGTTTTGGCGTGATGCACGTTCGGTCCGACTGCCTGATTCGCTTGACGCCACGATCCAGCTCTATGAGCAACGTGGCCATGTCGAGTTGCCCGAGCATGATCCAGTTTTTGCCGAAGCCAACCATCATTTCATCTTCCAAGGCGCCGAGCGTCTGCCCCCTGTCAACGATTCTGCATCGAGTTCATTGCTCGATCGCCCCCACGCCGTCGCGCTGATGAGTTCGATTCTTCAGCGTCATAACGAAATCAATACATCGCTTCCTTCCAATCGACAGTTGCTGCAAAGCATCCACATCCAATGCCCCACCGTTTATTGCTGA